In Sporosarcina sp. PTS2304, a genomic segment contains:
- the rpsL gene encoding 30S ribosomal protein S12, protein MPTINQLVRKPRKSKSENSKSPALGKSYNSFKKSMTNVNSPQKRGVCTRVGTMTPKKPNSALRKYARVRLTNTLEVNAYIPGEGHNLQEHSVVLIRGGRVKDLPGVRYHIVRGALDTAGVTGRMQSRSQYGAKKPKVKK, encoded by the coding sequence ATGCCTACAATTAACCAATTAGTCCGTAAGCCTCGTAAATCTAAGTCGGAGAATTCTAAATCACCGGCTCTAGGAAAAAGCTATAACAGCTTTAAAAAGTCAATGACAAACGTGAACTCACCACAAAAAAGAGGTGTTTGTACACGTGTTGGTACTATGACTCCTAAAAAACCGAACTCGGCGCTTCGTAAGTATGCTCGTGTTCGTTTAACAAATACATTGGAAGTTAACGCTTATATCCCAGGTGAAGGCCATAACTTGCAAGAGCACAGTGTGGTACTAATTCGCGGAGGACGCGTAAAAGACTTACCGGGTGTTCGTTACCATATCGTACGTGGAGCACTTGATACAGCTGGAGTTACTGGCCGTATGCAAAGCCGTTCACAATATGGAGCTAAAAAGCCCAAAGTTAAGAAGTAA
- the rpoC gene encoding DNA-directed RNA polymerase subunit beta' — protein MIDVNNFEYMKIGLASPDKIRSWSYGEVKKPETINYRTLKPEKDGLFCERIFGPTKDWECHCGKYKRVRYKGVVCDRCGVEVTRQKVRRERMGHIELAAPVTHIWYFKGIPSRMGLILDMTPRALEEIIYFASYVVVEPADTPLERKQLLSEKEYRLYREKYGSKFQAAMGAEAIEQLLRAIDLDKETDSLKEELKTVQGQRRTRAIRRLEVVESFRNSGNRPEWMVLEVLPVIPPELRPMVQLDGGRFATSDLNDLYRRVINRNNRLKRLLDLGAPGIIVQNEKRMLQEAVDALVDNGRRGRPVTGPGNRPLKSLSHMLKGKQGRFRQNLLGKRVDYSGRSVIVVGPNLKMYQCGLPKEMAIELFKPFVMKELVERNLAHNIKSAKRKIERLHSEVWDVLEDVIKEHPVLLNRAPTLHRLGIQAFEPMLVEGRAITLHPLVCTAYNADFDGDQMAVHVPLSAEAQAEARLLMLAAQNILNPKDGKPVVTPSQDMVLGNYYLTVERKDAAGEGSVFSDPNEALIAYQTGHVHLHSRIAIQAGSINNPTFTEEQNRQLLLTTVGKVIFNEILPESFPYINEPTLNNLQVETPAKYFVDGTVNVKEHLKEAELITPFKKTILGEIIAEIFKRFHITETSKMLDRMKNLGFKYSTRAGITIGISDIVVLPNKADILNEAQEKVDKVTQQFRRGLITEEERYDRVISYWSTAKDVIQNKLMDSLDNENPIYMMSDSGARGNASNFTQLAGMRGLMANPAGRIIELPIKSSFREGLTVLEYFISTHGARKGLADTALKTADSGYLTRRLVDVAQDVIVREDDCGTDRGLEIAALTEGNEMIESLQERIEGRHTKKTIKHPETGELILEKNGLITADVANAIIAAGFEKVTIRSAFTCNTKHGVCKKCYGINLATGEAVEVGEAVGIIAAQSIGEPGTQLTMRTFHTGGVAGDDITQGLPRIQEIFESRNPKGQAVISEISGTVVDIDEIREGQKEITIEGEVETRKYLAPYNGRLKVEEGDVIERGQTLTEGSIDPKELIIVKDVATVQEYLLKEVQKVYRMQGVEIGDKHVEVMVRQMLRKVRVIEAGDTELLPGSLLDIHQFSEANNKVLLAGKAPATSRPVILGITKASLETESFLSAASFQETTRVLTDAAIKGKTDELLGLKENVIIGKLVPAGTGMQRYRQIKMQHEQEEETITVD, from the coding sequence TTGATAGATGTTAATAATTTTGAGTATATGAAAATTGGCCTAGCTTCACCAGACAAGATTCGTTCTTGGTCCTATGGAGAAGTGAAGAAACCTGAAACTATAAACTACCGTACATTGAAACCGGAGAAGGACGGATTGTTCTGTGAAAGAATTTTCGGACCGACAAAGGACTGGGAATGTCACTGTGGGAAGTATAAACGGGTTCGTTATAAAGGCGTCGTCTGTGATCGCTGTGGCGTAGAAGTAACACGTCAAAAAGTGCGTCGTGAACGAATGGGGCATATTGAACTTGCAGCGCCAGTTACGCACATATGGTATTTCAAAGGAATTCCGAGCCGTATGGGATTAATTTTGGATATGACACCGCGTGCATTGGAAGAAATTATTTATTTCGCATCTTACGTAGTGGTTGAGCCGGCAGATACGCCGCTTGAACGAAAACAATTGCTTTCTGAAAAGGAATATAGACTGTATCGTGAAAAGTACGGTTCGAAATTCCAAGCGGCTATGGGAGCAGAGGCTATTGAGCAACTTTTACGCGCGATCGACCTAGATAAAGAGACAGACTCATTAAAAGAAGAATTGAAAACAGTTCAAGGTCAACGCCGTACACGTGCAATTAGACGTTTGGAAGTTGTGGAATCATTCAGAAACTCTGGTAATCGTCCGGAGTGGATGGTGTTGGAAGTTCTTCCGGTCATTCCGCCTGAACTGCGTCCGATGGTACAGTTGGATGGTGGACGTTTCGCTACTTCTGACTTAAATGATTTGTATCGTCGGGTCATTAACCGGAATAACCGTCTAAAGAGACTTTTAGATTTAGGGGCACCTGGTATTATCGTACAAAACGAGAAGCGTATGTTACAAGAAGCAGTAGATGCACTTGTAGATAATGGTCGTCGTGGAAGACCTGTAACGGGTCCTGGTAATCGTCCGTTGAAATCACTTTCTCATATGTTAAAAGGAAAGCAAGGACGTTTCCGTCAGAACTTATTAGGAAAACGTGTAGATTATTCTGGTCGTTCAGTAATCGTAGTAGGTCCGAATCTTAAAATGTATCAGTGTGGTCTGCCGAAAGAGATGGCTATCGAGTTATTCAAGCCGTTTGTTATGAAAGAATTGGTAGAACGTAATTTAGCACATAACATTAAAAGTGCGAAACGTAAAATTGAACGTTTGCATTCTGAAGTTTGGGATGTACTAGAAGACGTGATCAAGGAGCATCCGGTACTGCTTAACCGAGCACCGACACTTCACCGTCTAGGAATCCAGGCGTTTGAACCTATGCTTGTAGAAGGTCGCGCAATCACATTGCACCCACTTGTTTGTACAGCTTATAACGCTGACTTTGACGGTGACCAAATGGCGGTTCACGTACCACTTTCTGCTGAAGCGCAAGCAGAGGCACGTTTATTGATGCTCGCAGCACAAAACATTTTGAATCCGAAAGACGGTAAACCAGTTGTAACTCCTTCACAGGATATGGTTCTCGGAAATTATTATTTAACTGTAGAGCGTAAAGACGCAGCAGGAGAAGGTTCAGTGTTCAGTGACCCGAATGAGGCGTTAATTGCTTATCAAACCGGTCATGTTCACTTGCACTCTCGTATTGCGATTCAAGCAGGTAGTATTAATAATCCGACGTTTACAGAAGAACAGAACAGACAACTATTACTTACTACAGTAGGTAAAGTGATCTTCAATGAAATATTGCCAGAATCGTTCCCGTACATTAACGAACCGACACTAAATAACTTACAGGTTGAAACACCTGCCAAGTACTTTGTTGACGGAACAGTAAATGTTAAAGAACATTTAAAAGAAGCAGAGTTGATCACACCGTTTAAAAAGACGATCCTTGGAGAAATCATTGCGGAAATCTTCAAACGTTTCCATATTACTGAAACATCGAAAATGTTGGATCGCATGAAAAATCTAGGATTTAAATATTCGACACGCGCAGGTATCACAATTGGGATTTCTGACATTGTAGTTTTGCCGAACAAAGCAGATATTCTTAATGAGGCTCAGGAAAAAGTGGATAAGGTTACTCAGCAATTCCGACGTGGTTTAATTACTGAAGAAGAACGCTATGACCGTGTTATTTCTTACTGGAGTACGGCAAAAGATGTCATCCAGAACAAATTGATGGACTCACTAGATAATGAAAACCCTATTTATATGATGAGTGACTCCGGAGCACGTGGTAACGCATCTAACTTTACACAACTCGCAGGTATGCGGGGACTGATGGCCAACCCGGCTGGGCGAATCATCGAACTTCCGATTAAATCTTCATTCCGTGAAGGTCTAACGGTACTCGAATACTTTATCTCTACACACGGTGCGCGTAAGGGTCTAGCCGATACGGCACTGAAAACAGCTGACTCAGGATACTTAACACGTCGCCTCGTAGACGTAGCACAAGATGTTATCGTACGCGAAGACGATTGTGGAACGGATCGTGGTCTAGAAATTGCCGCTCTGACAGAAGGCAATGAAATGATTGAATCATTGCAAGAGCGTATTGAAGGTCGGCATACGAAGAAGACGATTAAACACCCTGAAACAGGCGAACTAATTCTTGAAAAGAATGGTTTGATCACTGCGGATGTAGCGAATGCTATTATTGCGGCAGGTTTCGAAAAAGTAACAATTCGTTCTGCTTTCACTTGTAATACAAAGCACGGTGTATGTAAAAAATGTTACGGTATCAACTTAGCCACAGGAGAAGCGGTAGAAGTAGGGGAAGCGGTAGGAATTATCGCAGCTCAATCTATTGGTGAGCCTGGTACGCAACTTACCATGCGTACATTCCACACAGGTGGAGTTGCGGGAGATGATATTACACAGGGTCTTCCACGTATTCAAGAAATTTTCGAGTCCCGTAATCCGAAAGGGCAGGCGGTAATTTCTGAAATCTCAGGAACAGTCGTTGACATCGACGAAATCCGGGAAGGTCAAAAAGAAATTACAATTGAAGGAGAAGTAGAGACACGCAAGTATTTGGCTCCGTACAATGGTCGCTTGAAAGTTGAAGAAGGCGATGTAATTGAGCGCGGACAGACACTAACGGAAGGTTCTATTGACCCGAAAGAATTGATCATCGTTAAAGATGTGGCTACTGTACAAGAATATCTCTTAAAAGAAGTGCAAAAAGTATATCGTATGCAAGGTGTTGAGATCGGGGATAAGCACGTTGAAGTAATGGTTCGCCAAATGCTTCGTAAAGTGCGTGTGATCGAAGCGGGAGATACAGAACTCCTTCCTGGTTCATTGCTTGATATCCACCAATTCTCTGAAGCGAATAATAAAGTGTTGTTAGCAGGGAAAGCGCCGGCAACTTCACGTCCAGTGATTCTCGGTATTACGAAAGCATCTCTTGAGACAGAATCATTCTTATCAGCAGCATCCTTCCAAGAAACGACAAGAGTACTTACAGATGCAGCGATCAAAGGTAAAACTGATGAATTGCTTGGTTTGAAGGAAAATGTCATTATTGGTAAGTTAGTGCCTGCAGGTACAGGAATGCAAAGGTACCGTCAGATTAAAATGCAGCACGAGCAAGAAGAAGAAACCATTACAGTAGATTAA
- the rpoB gene encoding DNA-directed RNA polymerase subunit beta, translated as MNELTGHLVQYGQHRQRRSFARINEVLDLPNLIEIQTASYEWFLEEGLREMFKDISPIQDFTGNLSLEFIDYKLGEPKYPVDESKERDVTYAAPLRVKVRLHNKETGDVKEQEVFMGDFPLMTENGTFVINGAERVIVSQLVRSPSVYYNDKTDKNGKRGFGATVIPNRGAWLEYETDAKDVVHVRIDRTRKLPITVLLRALGFSTDQEIIDLIGDNEYLRNSLEKDNTETSEKAMLEIYERLRPGEPPTLDSARSLLYSRFFDPKRYDLANVGRYKMNKKLHLQNRLFNQTAAETLVDPETGEILVEKDQLIDRRTLDKLLPFLSKGINTESIEHVGAVLEEPMTIQTLKIYAPKSEEKQVLNVISNAEVDESVKHITPSDIVASISYFFNLLHGVGNTDDIDHLGNRRLRSVGELLQNQFRIGLSRMERVVKERMSINDTQSIVPQQLINIRPVIASIKEFFGSSQLSQFMDQTNPLAELTHKRRLSALGPGGLTRERAGMEVRDVHYSHYGRMCPIETPEGPNIGLINSLSTFAKVNRFGFIETPYRKVDPETGRVTAQIDYLTADIEDNYVVAQANAPLEEDGAFTNEDVVGRFQGDNTVFRRDQIDYMDVSPKQVVSAATACIPFLENDDSNRALMGANMQRQAVPLLNPEAPFVGTGMEHISARDSGAAVVSKHYGIVEHVEAKEVRVRRIEEVDGKEVKGDLAIYRLSKFIRSNQGTCYNQRPIVRVGDRVKPLDILADGPSMEQGELALGRNVLTAFMTWDGYNYEDAIIMSERLVKDDVFTSVHIEEYESEARDTKLGPEEITRDIPNVGEDALRNLDDRGIIRIGAEVRDGDILVGKVTPKGVTELTAEERLLHAIFGEKAREVRDTSLRVPHGAGGIVLDVKVFNREDGDELSPGVNQLVRVYIVQKRKISVGDKMAGRHGNKGVISRILPESEMPYLPDGTPIDVMLNPLGVPSRMNIGQVLEMHLGMAARSLGIHTASPVFDGANEEDVWSTMEEAGMNRDGKTMLYDGRSGEPFDNRVSVGVMYLIKLAHMVDDKLHARSTGPYSLVTQQPLGGKAQFGGQRFGEMEVWALEAYGAAYTLQEILTVKSDDVVGRVKTYEAIVKGDSVPQPGVPESFKVLIKELQSLGLDVKMLTEDFEEIELRDLDDEEDLQPTDALNLMKEDQPIS; from the coding sequence GTGAATGAGTTGACAGGTCATTTAGTTCAGTATGGTCAACATCGTCAGCGTAGAAGTTTCGCGCGAATCAACGAAGTGCTCGATCTGCCAAATTTGATTGAAATTCAAACGGCATCGTATGAGTGGTTCTTAGAAGAAGGGTTACGTGAAATGTTTAAGGATATTTCTCCTATCCAAGATTTCACCGGGAACCTATCCTTGGAATTTATCGATTACAAACTGGGTGAGCCAAAGTATCCAGTGGACGAATCAAAAGAGCGCGATGTGACATACGCAGCACCACTTCGTGTAAAAGTACGTCTTCATAACAAAGAAACAGGCGATGTAAAAGAACAAGAAGTTTTCATGGGAGATTTCCCGCTTATGACTGAAAACGGAACATTCGTAATTAATGGAGCGGAACGTGTTATCGTTTCTCAGCTCGTTCGTTCGCCAAGTGTCTATTACAACGATAAGACGGATAAAAACGGTAAACGTGGTTTTGGTGCTACTGTTATTCCGAACCGTGGTGCATGGCTTGAGTATGAAACAGATGCTAAAGATGTTGTACACGTCCGCATTGATAGAACACGTAAACTACCGATCACTGTGTTGCTGCGCGCATTAGGTTTCTCAACGGATCAAGAAATCATTGATCTGATTGGTGATAATGAGTATTTACGTAATTCACTAGAGAAAGATAATACGGAAACTTCGGAAAAGGCGATGCTTGAGATCTATGAGCGACTGCGTCCGGGTGAACCACCAACGCTGGATAGCGCAAGAAGCTTATTATACTCTCGTTTCTTCGATCCAAAGCGCTATGATTTGGCGAATGTTGGACGCTACAAAATGAATAAGAAGCTTCATCTGCAAAACCGCTTATTTAACCAAACGGCTGCAGAGACATTAGTGGATCCGGAGACTGGTGAAATTCTAGTGGAAAAAGATCAGTTGATCGATCGACGTACATTGGATAAATTATTACCATTCTTATCTAAGGGCATCAATACAGAGTCGATTGAACACGTTGGAGCTGTTTTAGAAGAACCAATGACAATTCAAACGTTGAAGATTTATGCACCGAAAAGTGAAGAGAAACAAGTACTCAATGTTATTTCAAATGCTGAAGTAGACGAGTCTGTTAAACATATTACCCCATCAGATATTGTAGCTTCCATCAGTTATTTCTTTAACCTATTACATGGTGTAGGAAATACAGATGATATTGACCACTTGGGTAATCGTCGTTTGCGTTCTGTAGGAGAATTGCTTCAGAACCAATTCCGTATCGGGCTTTCCCGTATGGAGCGAGTGGTAAAAGAAAGAATGTCCATCAATGATACACAATCGATCGTTCCTCAACAATTGATCAACATACGTCCGGTTATTGCATCTATTAAAGAGTTCTTCGGAAGTTCGCAACTTTCCCAGTTTATGGATCAAACTAACCCGCTTGCTGAATTGACGCACAAGCGCCGTCTATCTGCATTAGGGCCGGGTGGTTTGACACGTGAACGTGCAGGAATGGAAGTTCGTGACGTTCACTACTCTCACTATGGGCGTATGTGTCCGATTGAAACGCCAGAGGGACCAAACATTGGATTGATTAACTCGCTATCAACATTTGCGAAGGTGAATCGTTTTGGTTTCATTGAGACGCCTTATCGTAAGGTAGATCCTGAAACAGGTCGTGTAACGGCGCAAATTGATTATCTGACTGCAGATATTGAAGATAACTATGTAGTAGCACAAGCAAACGCACCACTTGAAGAAGATGGCGCATTTACAAATGAAGATGTTGTAGGTCGTTTCCAGGGTGATAACACTGTATTCCGCCGCGATCAAATCGACTATATGGATGTTTCACCTAAACAAGTTGTGTCTGCTGCAACTGCATGTATTCCATTCTTGGAAAACGATGACTCCAATCGTGCCTTAATGGGTGCGAACATGCAACGACAAGCAGTACCTTTGTTGAATCCTGAAGCACCGTTCGTCGGGACGGGTATGGAACATATTTCAGCGAGAGATTCTGGTGCGGCTGTTGTTTCTAAACACTACGGAATTGTAGAGCATGTAGAAGCGAAAGAAGTTCGTGTTCGACGCATTGAAGAAGTAGATGGTAAAGAGGTAAAGGGCGACCTAGCAATTTATCGTTTATCTAAATTCATCCGTTCCAACCAAGGAACTTGTTATAACCAACGTCCGATTGTCAGAGTGGGCGATCGTGTAAAACCGCTTGATATTCTTGCGGATGGCCCATCTATGGAACAAGGAGAACTTGCGCTTGGGCGTAATGTTCTAACTGCGTTTATGACGTGGGATGGTTACAACTATGAGGATGCTATCATCATGAGTGAACGTTTAGTAAAAGATGACGTATTTACATCTGTTCACATTGAAGAGTATGAGTCGGAAGCGCGGGATACGAAGCTTGGGCCTGAAGAGATCACTCGTGACATTCCGAACGTCGGAGAAGATGCTTTACGCAACTTAGATGACCGAGGAATTATACGTATAGGTGCAGAAGTTCGCGACGGTGACATTCTAGTCGGTAAAGTCACACCAAAGGGCGTTACGGAGTTAACTGCTGAAGAGCGTCTATTGCATGCGATCTTCGGTGAGAAAGCACGAGAAGTCCGTGATACGTCACTACGTGTACCGCACGGCGCAGGTGGAATTGTCTTAGACGTTAAAGTGTTCAACCGTGAAGATGGCGATGAGCTGTCCCCGGGAGTTAACCAATTGGTTCGTGTATACATCGTACAGAAACGTAAAATTTCTGTGGGAGATAAAATGGCCGGGCGTCACGGTAACAAAGGGGTAATTTCCCGGATCTTGCCTGAGTCTGAAATGCCGTATCTACCAGATGGTACACCGATTGACGTCATGTTAAACCCACTTGGTGTTCCGTCGCGTATGAATATCGGGCAAGTTCTTGAGATGCACCTAGGTATGGCTGCACGCAGTTTAGGTATCCACACAGCTTCTCCTGTATTTGATGGAGCAAACGAGGAAGATGTTTGGTCTACAATGGAAGAAGCGGGTATGAACCGAGACGGTAAAACTATGCTGTATGATGGTCGTTCAGGTGAACCGTTCGATAACCGCGTATCCGTAGGTGTCATGTACTTGATTAAACTTGCGCACATGGTAGACGATAAGTTGCACGCACGCTCTACTGGACCATATTCTTTAGTCACGCAACAGCCACTGGGAGGTAAAGCGCAGTTCGGTGGACAGCGTTTCGGTGAGATGGAAGTATGGGCACTAGAAGCATATGGGGCGGCTTATACACTACAAGAAATTTTGACAGTCAAATCAGATGATGTGGTAGGGCGTGTGAAAACATACGAAGCTATCGTGAAAGGTGACAGTGTTCCACAACCAGGCGTACCAGAATCATTCAAAGTACTAATCAAAGAACTACAGAGTCTAGGATTAGACGTCAAAATGCTGACGGAAGACTTTGAAGAAATCGAACTACGTGATCTGGATGACGAAGAAGATTTACAACCTACTGACGCATTGAATTTGATGAAAGAAGATCAACCAATCAGCTAA
- a CDS encoding class I SAM-dependent methyltransferase has translation MGEHYYSKNPQVSSAPKQWKTEIRNKVFAFTTDAGVFSKSGLDEGSKLLAETFKEPAVGGDLLEIGCGYGPIALSVASDFPDRTVHMVDVNERALSLSKMNAQNNQLQNVMIYESNGVEQVQQSEFAAILTNPPIRAGKQTVFSFYKGAYEKLASGGELWVVIQKKQGAPSTIAYLKELFGNVETAAKRKGYFILVAKKD, from the coding sequence ATGGGAGAACATTATTACTCGAAAAATCCTCAAGTTTCTAGTGCACCGAAGCAATGGAAAACGGAAATTCGTAATAAGGTCTTTGCGTTTACTACGGATGCTGGCGTGTTTAGTAAAAGTGGGCTGGATGAAGGATCAAAATTATTAGCCGAAACGTTTAAAGAACCTGCTGTTGGGGGAGACTTGTTAGAAATTGGTTGCGGTTATGGGCCGATTGCGTTGTCTGTCGCCTCTGATTTTCCTGACCGTACAGTTCATATGGTAGATGTTAATGAACGTGCGCTGTCTCTCTCTAAAATGAATGCTCAAAACAATCAACTTCAAAATGTTATGATTTATGAAAGTAATGGTGTTGAACAGGTGCAACAGTCGGAATTTGCAGCGATCTTAACAAATCCGCCCATTAGAGCAGGTAAGCAAACAGTGTTTTCTTTCTATAAAGGAGCATACGAAAAATTAGCTTCAGGTGGAGAGTTATGGGTAGTTATTCAAAAGAAACAAGGTGCGCCTTCTACTATTGCGTATTTGAAAGAGTTGTTTGGTAATGTAGAGACGGCCGCTAAGAGGAAAGGGTATTTTATTCTGGTGGCAAAAAAAGATTGA
- the rplL gene encoding 50S ribosomal protein L7/L12 yields the protein MTNEQILDAIKEMTVLELNDLVKAIEEEFGVTAAAPVAVAGGAGAGEAAEEQSEFDVILASAGAEKIKVIKAVREITGLGLKEAKALVDEAPKAVKEGVAKEEAEELKAKLEEVGASVEVK from the coding sequence ATGACTAATGAACAAATCTTAGACGCAATCAAAGAAATGACAGTTCTTGAACTAAACGATCTAGTAAAAGCAATCGAAGAAGAATTTGGCGTAACAGCGGCAGCACCAGTTGCAGTAGCTGGCGGCGCGGGTGCTGGAGAAGCAGCTGAAGAGCAATCTGAATTCGACGTAATCCTTGCATCTGCAGGTGCTGAAAAGATTAAAGTAATCAAAGCTGTTCGTGAAATCACTGGCCTTGGCTTGAAAGAAGCTAAAGCTCTTGTAGACGAAGCTCCTAAAGCTGTTAAAGAAGGCGTAGCTAAAGAAGAAGCTGAAGAACTAAAAGCTAAACTTGAAGAAGTTGGCGCGTCTGTAGAAGTTAAGTAA
- the rplJ gene encoding 50S ribosomal protein L10, with translation MSKILEAKQAVVSEIADKLKESVSVVVVDYRGLTVAQVTELRKQLRDAGVEFKVYKNSMTRRAAEAAGLEGLNENLTGPNAIAFSTEDVVAPAKILNDFAKKNEKLEIKAGVIEGNVASAEDVKALATLPSRDGLLSMLLSVLQAPVRNFALATKAVAEQKEEQGA, from the coding sequence ATGAGCAAAATTTTAGAAGCTAAACAAGCAGTTGTATCAGAAATCGCTGACAAGTTGAAAGAATCAGTTTCTGTAGTTGTTGTGGATTACCGTGGTCTTACGGTTGCACAAGTTACAGAATTACGTAAACAACTTCGTGATGCGGGCGTTGAGTTCAAAGTTTATAAAAACTCTATGACTCGTCGTGCAGCTGAAGCGGCAGGATTAGAAGGTTTGAATGAGAACCTTACAGGTCCAAACGCTATTGCCTTCTCAACAGAAGACGTAGTAGCACCGGCGAAAATCTTGAATGATTTCGCTAAAAAGAATGAAAAGCTTGAAATTAAAGCGGGTGTGATTGAAGGAAACGTCGCATCAGCGGAAGATGTAAAAGCATTGGCTACTCTACCATCACGCGATGGTCTACTATCTATGCTACTCAGCGTACTTCAAGCACCAGTACGAAACTTTGCACTTGCTACAAAAGCAGTTGCGGAACAAAAAGAAGAACAAGGCGCATAA
- the rplA gene encoding 50S ribosomal protein L1: MAKRGKKFAEAVKLVDRTATYSAKEAIELAKKTSTTNFDATVEVAFRLGIDTRKNDQQIRGAVVLPNGTGKTQRVLVFAKGEKLKEAEAAGADYAGDAEYIAKIQQGWFDFDVIVATPDMMGEVGKIGRVLGPKGLMPNPKTGTVTFDVTKAVEEIKAGKVEYRADKAGIIHAPIGKASFDNEKLEENFLTIFETIQKAKPAASKGTFMKSVNVTTTMGPAIKVDPSSVTIK; encoded by the coding sequence ATGGCTAAAAGAGGTAAAAAGTTTGCAGAAGCGGTAAAGCTTGTTGATCGTACAGCTACGTACTCTGCAAAAGAAGCAATTGAACTTGCTAAAAAAACAAGCACGACAAACTTTGACGCAACAGTTGAAGTAGCTTTCCGTCTTGGTATTGATACACGTAAAAATGATCAGCAAATTCGTGGAGCGGTTGTACTTCCGAACGGTACTGGTAAAACTCAACGCGTATTAGTATTCGCTAAAGGTGAAAAGTTGAAAGAAGCTGAAGCTGCAGGAGCAGACTACGCTGGCGATGCAGAATACATTGCTAAAATCCAACAAGGCTGGTTCGATTTTGACGTAATCGTTGCTACACCTGACATGATGGGCGAAGTTGGTAAGATTGGTCGCGTATTAGGGCCAAAAGGTCTTATGCCTAACCCGAAAACAGGAACAGTGACATTTGATGTTACAAAAGCTGTTGAAGAAATCAAAGCAGGTAAAGTTGAATACCGTGCGGACAAAGCTGGAATTATCCACGCTCCTATCGGGAAAGCATCTTTCGATAACGAGAAGTTAGAAGAAAACTTCTTGACTATCTTTGAAACTATTCAAAAAGCTAAACCAGCTGCATCAAAAGGAACATTCATGAAATCAGTAAACGTTACAACTACAATGGGTCCTGCTATTAAGGTAGATCCGTCAAGTGTAACTATAAAATAA
- the rplK gene encoding 50S ribosomal protein L11, whose product MAKKVTKVVKLQIPAGKANPAPPVGPALGQAGVNIMGFCKEFNARTADQAGLIIPVEISVFEDRSFTFITKTPPAAVLLKVAANVQKGSGEPNKSKVATVKRDKVREIAEQKMPDLNAASVEAAMAMVEGTARSMGIKIED is encoded by the coding sequence GTGGCTAAAAAAGTTACTAAAGTAGTGAAATTACAAATTCCAGCTGGTAAAGCAAACCCAGCACCACCAGTAGGGCCGGCATTAGGTCAAGCAGGTGTTAACATTATGGGATTCTGTAAAGAATTTAACGCTCGTACAGCAGATCAAGCAGGTCTTATTATTCCTGTTGAAATCTCTGTGTTCGAGGACCGTTCATTTACATTCATCACAAAAACTCCGCCGGCAGCAGTATTGCTAAAGGTTGCAGCAAACGTTCAAAAGGGTTCAGGTGAGCCTAATAAAAGCAAAGTTGCTACAGTTAAGCGTGATAAAGTTAGAGAAATCGCAGAACAAAAGATGCCAGACTTAAACGCGGCGTCAGTTGAAGCGGCGATGGCAATGGTCGAAGGTACTGCTCGCAGTATGGGAATCAAAATCGAAGACTAA
- the nusG gene encoding transcription termination/antitermination protein NusG → MDKNWYVVHTYSGYENKVKANLEKRVETMGMSDKIFRVVIPEEEETDIKDGKKKTVMRKTFPGYVLVELIMTDDSWYVVRNTPGVTGFIGSSGGGAKPTPLLPEEVEFILKQMGMKEQRVDIDFAVGESVTVLEGPFAHFEGKVEEIELDKGKVIVTVDMFGRETKMELSFEQVEKME, encoded by the coding sequence ATGGATAAAAATTGGTATGTGGTTCATACGTACTCGGGATATGAGAACAAAGTAAAAGCGAACTTAGAGAAGCGTGTCGAAACAATGGGCATGTCAGATAAAATTTTCCGTGTTGTCATTCCGGAAGAAGAAGAAACGGATATTAAAGATGGTAAGAAGAAAACTGTTATGCGTAAGACGTTCCCTGGTTATGTGCTAGTAGAACTAATCATGACAGACGACTCTTGGTATGTCGTTCGAAATACACCAGGTGTTACAGGGTTTATCGGTTCTTCAGGTGGTGGAGCAAAACCTACTCCGTTATTGCCGGAAGAAGTGGAATTCATTCTGAAGCAAATGGGTATGAAGGAACAGCGAGTGGATATTGATTTCGCAGTAGGGGAAAGCGTCACTGTATTAGAGGGGCCGTTCGCGCACTTTGAAGGTAAAGTGGAAGAAATTGAGTTGGATAAAGGTAAAGTGATTGTTACGGTTGATATGTTCGGCCGCGAAACAAAAATGGAGCTATCATTTGAACAAGTTGAAAAAATGGAATGA